The stretch of DNA AGGTCGGGGGTGAGAGAGGCTGGTCGAGCCTCGCATCGCTGGCCGGCACCGCAGTCCCGCATCCGGCCCTTCGGGCCCCCTTGTCACCAAGGGAGAAGGGAAAATGGGCGGCCCACTGCCGCAGGTTCCTGGTGAAGGAGCCAACGATTGTTCAACATAAGGAGAGGTCTTTTCATGCCCAAGCCCAGTAAGCACGTCTTCGTCTGCGCCCAAACCCGGCCGCCCGGCCATCCGCGCGGTTCCTGCGGCCAGCTCGGTTCCACCGCGGTGTTCCAGACCTTCATGCAGCAGTTCGAGACCGGCCAGCTCTACGGCCAGTTCGCGCTGACCAGCACGGGCTGCCTCGGCACCTGCGATCTCGGCCCCACGGTCCTGGTTTATCCGGAGGGCGTGATGTATTCCAAGGTGAGCCCGGCAGACGTGGCCGAAATCATCGAGGAGCATCTGAAGAACGACCGGCCGGTCGAGCGGCTGCTCGCTCCGGCGGCACTGTGGGGCTGACGGGAGCGCGACGATGGATAGAGGCGCCGATCCCTTGCGTTCGTTCTACGCCGGCGAGGTGCCCGCCCAGGTGGGTGGGCTCTTGGAGCAGGCGATGAGCGCATACGCCGACACCGAACAGGCCGAAGCCTATTTGAGGCGGGCGCATACGGAGGCGCCCGAAGCCTTGTCGGTCTATTTCTCGATGTACAAGTTCTACTTCTACAAGGGGCGCTTGGCCGATGCCGAGCGGGTGGTGCGTATGGCGCTGGAAGCGGCGGCCCGGCAGGGCGGCTTTCCGAACGACATCGAGGCATTGACGCCCGCCACCGTCGATTGGCAGCGCTACGACGCGCCCCAGCATTTCTACCTGTTCTCGCTCAAGGCGCTGGCCTTCATCCGTCTGCGTCGGGGCGACAGGGACGAGTGCGAACGCCTCCTGGCCAAGCTGGGAGAACTGGACCGAAACGACAGCGTGGGCGCCTCCGTGATCCGGGCCTTTGCGGAAGGGAGCGCCGCCTGATCCACTCAGGCCATTTTTCCACACCACCTACGACACACACGATATAAGAGGACGCTACATGTCTATCCTGACCATCCAGCCATCCGGAAAAACCATCGAGACTCGGGAGGGCGCCTCCCTGCTCGAACTCATCATGGAAGCCGGCGAGGCCATCATGCACAAATGCGACGGCAACGCCCAGTGCGGTTCCTGCCACATCTTCCTGCAGGCCGGCCGCAAGAGCGTGTCGAAAATCGGCGCGGAAGAGAATGCCAAGCTGGACACGATCGTCGGCGTCGGTTCCAAGTCGCGCCTGGCTTGCCAAGCGAAAGTCACCGGCGAGGAAGACATCACCGTCGAGCTGCTGGGCTTCGCTTCCGGCTTGTA from Methylococcus geothermalis encodes:
- a CDS encoding (2Fe-2S) ferredoxin domain-containing protein; translation: MPKPSKHVFVCAQTRPPGHPRGSCGQLGSTAVFQTFMQQFETGQLYGQFALTSTGCLGTCDLGPTVLVYPEGVMYSKVSPADVAEIIEEHLKNDRPVERLLAPAALWG
- a CDS encoding 2Fe-2S iron-sulfur cluster-binding protein, with the protein product MSILTIQPSGKTIETREGASLLELIMEAGEAIMHKCDGNAQCGSCHIFLQAGRKSVSKIGAEENAKLDTIVGVGSKSRLACQAKVTGEEDITVELLGFASGL